A genomic window from Zalophus californianus isolate mZalCal1 chromosome 13, mZalCal1.pri.v2, whole genome shotgun sequence includes:
- the LOC113934163 gene encoding serine/arginine repetitive matrix protein 1-like, translating into MVSDGPQASRRVAEMKAATSSKRPGQEPPGSRGCSHRNDKGMRSKADLSFAEKGADPGSCESQRNDGILENAEGSQSTGAITRQSQVAKRSRHKRWRSPGGSLDNRHKENGQWEEKGWGGPSPAQGRREDQPDCAREGRPGRRGAAHSPRRLKDRRIPRPRSPVRTTGPGRRPDSREARPASPKRRRLHLGPDARDPLAAVTTRLWHRVGALKVALEELRAPGGAFLPVPTRCTQPSASQRAWLSWQLAHAGATLHWAAARLHTPLAAQPLALGAHGALASPLVRSARSRSDRRAPLRGRRPRPHGAHRRDQLATSSRSAGPRPAGPRNGFRSDHSSTATRSPAQGHGPVFRKTAREDEPAEQNPSVPLVASDRRSDGICALSSLCVFPF; encoded by the exons ATG GTGTCTGATGGTCCTCAGGCGTCCAGACGTGTGGCTGAAATGAAAGCGGCTACCAGCAGCAAGAGGCCTGGCCAGGAGCCCCCTGGGAGCCGAGGTTGCTCCCACAGAAATGACAAAGGGATGCGCTCCAAGGCAGACCTGTCCTTTGCAGAGAAAGGAGCAGATCCAGGTTCCTGTGAAAGCCAGAGGAACGATGGCATCCTGGAGAATGCAGAGGGCTCACAGAGCACAGGAG CGATCACCAGGCAGAGCCAGGTGGCCAAGCGCTCCAGGCACAAGCGATGGAGAAGCCCCGGTGGCTCCCTTGACAATCGCCACAAAGAAAATGGACAGTGGGAGGAGAAAGGCTGGGGAGGACCATCTCCAGCccaagggagaagagaggacCAGCCTGACTGCGCTAGAGAAGGACGTCCTGGCAGAAGAG GTGCTGCCCACTCTCCGAGGCGCCTCAAGGACAGAAGGATCCCCCGGCCCAGATCGCCAGTGAGGACCACCGGCCCAGGACGCCGCCCCGACAGCCGCGAGGCCCGTCCCGCCTCCCCAAAGCGCCGCCGCCTCCACCTGGGGCCAGACGCGCGCGATCCGCTGGCGGCCGTCACCACCAGGCTCTGGCACCGGGTGGGCGCGCTGAAGGTGGCCCTGGAGGAGCTGCGGGCTCCGGGGGGCGCCTTCCTGCCTGTGCCCACCCGCTGCACGCAGCCCTCGGCCTCGCAGCGCGCCTGGCTCTCCTGGCAGCTGGCGCACGCGGGTGCGACCCTGCACTGGGCTGCCGCCCGGCTCCACACCCCACTCGCCGCGCAGCCCTTGGCCTTAGGGGCGCACGGCGCGCTCGCCTCCCCGCTGGTCCGCTCTGCCCGGAGCCGCTCCGATCGGCGCGCCCCACTCCGGGGCAGGCGTCCGAGGCCGCACGGTGCGCACCGCCGCGACCAGCTCGCGACCAGCTCCCGTTCAGCCGGGCCCAGACCCGCCGGTCCGCGAAACGGTTTTCGGTCGGACCACAGCTCCACTGCCACGCGGTCCCCAGCTCAGGGACACGGGCCAGTTTTCCGGAAGACAGCCCGCGAAGATGAGCCTGCAGAGCAAAACCCTTCTGTGCCTCTGGTGGCCTCGGATCGCAGGAGTGACGGGATTTGTGCCCTCTCGTCCCTATGTGTTTTTCCGTTTTAG